A genomic stretch from Chryseobacterium sp. SNU WT5 includes:
- a CDS encoding DEAD/DEAH box helicase: MDLQTIYQNLQIQDMNQMQKTTYKASENHKDVILLSPTGSGKTLGFLFPILRNLNTRTAGIQAIIIVPSRELALQIEQVFKSMGTDYKVTYCYGGHDKKIEVNNLIQAPALLIGTPGRIAYHLKNDNFDPTTIETMVLDEFDKSLEFGFHEDMSFIINEMPNLKQRILTSATAMPEIPEFTGVSRPEKVDFLKVLEIKPDFQLRKVITTSEEKLDTLFSLLCKIGNKRTLIFCNHRDAVDRISELLKEKGISRETFHGGMEQDERERALLKFKNDSSRILITTDLASRGLDIPEVESIVHYQLPPKEDAFIHRNGRTARMNAKGYVYLIMTEDENFPFIKNNTPEEKLTQDYKMPARTPFLTIYISAGKKDKVNKVDIVGFLIKKGGLEKDDIGLIEVKDTTSYVAVNRQKVIELLKKLVNQRLKNKKLKIEIAY, translated from the coding sequence ATGGACTTACAGACAATCTATCAAAACTTGCAGATTCAGGACATGAATCAAATGCAAAAAACCACATACAAAGCCTCGGAAAATCATAAAGATGTTATTCTACTCTCCCCGACCGGTTCAGGGAAAACACTAGGATTTCTGTTCCCTATTCTTAGAAACTTAAACACGAGAACGGCTGGCATTCAAGCTATTATTATTGTTCCATCCCGGGAATTGGCTTTGCAAATCGAACAGGTTTTCAAAAGTATGGGCACTGATTATAAGGTAACCTATTGTTATGGAGGACATGATAAAAAAATAGAAGTCAACAACCTCATCCAAGCTCCTGCTCTATTAATTGGAACACCAGGTAGAATCGCTTACCATTTAAAAAACGACAATTTTGATCCAACAACGATTGAAACAATGGTTTTAGATGAGTTTGACAAATCACTGGAATTTGGCTTTCATGAAGACATGAGTTTCATTATCAACGAAATGCCGAATCTTAAGCAAAGAATATTGACCTCTGCCACTGCAATGCCGGAAATTCCCGAATTTACTGGAGTAAGCCGTCCAGAAAAAGTAGATTTCTTAAAAGTTTTAGAAATAAAACCAGATTTTCAACTAAGAAAAGTAATAACTACTTCTGAAGAGAAACTAGACACCTTATTTTCTTTATTGTGCAAAATCGGTAACAAGCGAACGCTTATTTTCTGTAATCACCGAGACGCGGTTGACCGTATTTCCGAACTGCTCAAGGAAAAAGGAATTTCGAGAGAGACTTTTCATGGGGGAATGGAACAAGATGAAAGAGAACGTGCTTTACTTAAATTCAAAAATGATTCATCTAGAATTTTAATAACGACTGATCTTGCTTCACGCGGTTTAGATATTCCGGAAGTAGAATCTATTGTTCATTATCAATTGCCCCCAAAAGAAGATGCTTTCATTCACAGAAATGGCAGAACCGCAAGGATGAATGCAAAAGGTTACGTATATTTAATTATGACCGAAGATGAAAATTTTCCATTTATTAAAAATAATACACCAGAAGAAAAGCTAACACAGGATTATAAAATGCCCGCCAGAACTCCTTTCCTTACCATTTATATAAGTGCCGGTAAAAAAGACAAGGTAAACAAAGTAGATATCGTAGGATTTTTAATTAAGAAAGGAGGTTTGGAAAAAGATGATATCGGCTTGATTGAAGTTAAAGATACGACTTCATACGTAGCCGTTAACAGACAAAAAGTGATAGAATTATTAAAGAAACTTGTTAACCAAAGGCTTAAGAATAAGAAATTAAAAATTGAGATCGCTTATTAA
- the rpsA gene encoding 30S ribosomal protein S1: MSETTDKAVVLLNQNVAPEQFDWDSFESGLDAESRQEKSDLEEIYNGSLNNLQDNDVLIGKVVRLTDKEAIVDINFKSEGVISLNEFRYNPGLAAGDEVEVMVDRREDKSGQLQLSHRKARTLKAWDKVNELHETGEIVNGFVKSRTKGGMIVDVLGIEAFLPGSQIDVKPIKDYDQFVGKTMEFKVVKINPEFKNVVVSHKALIEADIEGQKKEIIAQLEKGQVLEGTVKNITSYGVFVDLGGVDGLIHITDLSWSRVNHPSEILEDGQVVKVVILDFDDEKTRIQLGMKQLEAHPWDALSADMKVGDKVKGKVVVLADYGAFVEVAPGVEGLIHVSEMSWSTHLRSAGDFVKVGDEVEAEVLTLDREDRKISLGMKQLSQDPWSNIEAKYPVGSEHTGIVRNFTNFGVFVELEEGIDGLIYISDLSWTKKIKHPSEFCAVGDQLKVVVLELDTAARRLSLGHKQLQENPWDKFETKYAEGTVHAGTATEVFDKGAQVQFEDAEVEAFCPSRLLEKEDGSKIKKGDSADFKVIEFNKEFKRVVVSHTGIFRDEEKKNVREQSSNQSSNKSTGSSQNEEKSTLGDLDVLAELKKKMEGK; this comes from the coding sequence ATGTCAGAAACGACAGACAAAGCAGTGGTTCTTTTGAATCAAAACGTAGCTCCAGAACAGTTTGATTGGGATTCATTTGAATCAGGTCTTGATGCTGAATCTAGACAAGAGAAGAGCGATTTAGAAGAAATCTACAACGGATCTCTAAACAATCTTCAAGACAATGACGTTCTTATTGGTAAAGTTGTAAGACTAACTGATAAAGAAGCGATCGTTGACATCAACTTCAAATCTGAAGGAGTTATTTCTCTAAACGAATTCCGTTACAACCCAGGACTTGCTGCAGGTGATGAGGTAGAAGTAATGGTTGATAGAAGAGAAGACAAATCAGGTCAATTACAATTATCTCACAGAAAAGCAAGAACGCTTAAAGCTTGGGATAAAGTAAACGAACTTCACGAAACTGGAGAAATCGTAAACGGTTTTGTTAAATCAAGAACTAAAGGAGGTATGATCGTAGATGTTCTCGGTATTGAAGCATTCTTACCAGGATCACAAATCGACGTGAAACCAATTAAAGATTATGATCAATTCGTTGGTAAAACAATGGAATTCAAAGTTGTTAAAATCAATCCTGAGTTTAAAAACGTAGTAGTCTCTCACAAAGCATTGATCGAAGCAGATATCGAAGGTCAGAAAAAAGAAATCATCGCACAATTAGAAAAAGGTCAGGTATTAGAAGGTACTGTTAAGAATATTACTTCTTACGGTGTATTCGTTGACTTAGGTGGTGTTGATGGATTAATCCACATTACAGATCTTTCTTGGAGTAGAGTTAATCACCCATCAGAAATCTTAGAGGACGGACAAGTTGTAAAAGTTGTAATCCTTGATTTTGATGATGAGAAAACAAGAATCCAGTTAGGTATGAAGCAATTAGAAGCTCATCCTTGGGATGCTCTTTCTGCTGACATGAAAGTTGGAGACAAAGTAAAAGGTAAAGTAGTTGTACTTGCTGATTACGGTGCATTCGTAGAAGTAGCTCCAGGTGTTGAAGGTCTAATTCACGTTTCAGAAATGTCTTGGTCAACTCACTTAAGAAGTGCAGGTGATTTTGTAAAAGTAGGAGACGAGGTTGAAGCAGAAGTTTTAACTTTAGACAGAGAAGACAGAAAAATTTCTTTGGGTATGAAGCAATTAAGCCAAGATCCATGGTCTAATATCGAAGCTAAATATCCAGTAGGTTCTGAGCACACAGGAATTGTAAGAAACTTTACAAACTTCGGTGTATTCGTAGAATTGGAAGAAGGTATCGATGGATTGATCTATATTTCAGATCTATCTTGGACTAAGAAAATCAAGCATCCATCAGAATTCTGTGCAGTTGGAGATCAATTGAAAGTTGTTGTTCTGGAATTAGATACAGCAGCTAGAAGATTGTCTTTAGGTCACAAACAATTACAGGAAAATCCTTGGGATAAATTCGAAACTAAATATGCTGAAGGAACTGTACATGCAGGAACTGCAACTGAAGTTTTCGATAAAGGAGCTCAAGTTCAATTCGAAGATGCTGAAGTTGAAGCATTCTGTCCATCAAGATTATTAGAGAAGGAAGACGGATCTAAGATCAAGAAAGGAGATAGCGCAGATTTCAAAGTAATCGAATTCAACAAAGAATTCAAAAGAGTAGTAGTTTCTCATACAGGAATCTTCAGAGACGAAGAAAAGAAAAATGTAAGAGAGCAATCTTCTAATCAATCATCTAACAAATCAACTGGTTCTTCTCAAAACGAAGAAAAATCAACTCTTGGTGATTTAGACGTATTAGCAGAATTGAAAAAGAAAATGGAAGGTAAATAA
- the rplS gene encoding 50S ribosomal protein L19: MDLLQYVQDKYIAKKEFPKFKAGDTITVYYEIREGAKTRTQFFKGVVLQLRGTGATKTFTIRKMSGDVGVQRVFPMNMPALQKIEIDRRGKVRRARIFYFKQLRGKKARIKDAAYKK, encoded by the coding sequence ATGGATTTATTACAGTACGTACAAGACAAGTACATTGCAAAAAAAGAATTCCCAAAATTCAAAGCAGGTGACACGATCACTGTGTATTACGAAATTAGAGAGGGTGCTAAAACCAGAACTCAGTTCTTTAAAGGAGTAGTACTTCAGTTGAGAGGAACCGGTGCAACTAAAACTTTTACCATCAGAAAAATGAGTGGTGATGTTGGAGTACAGAGAGTTTTCCCAATGAACATGCCAGCTTTGCAAAAAATTGAAATCGACAGAAGAGGTAAAGTTAGAAGAGCAAGAATTTTCTACTTCAAACAACTTAGAGGTAAAAAAGCGAGAATTAAAGACGCTGCTTACAAAAAATAA
- a CDS encoding CoA transferase subunit A: protein MIDKRVKNVKDAIAGISDGMTLIVGGFGLCGIPENSIDALVESNVTDLTCISNNAGVDDFGLGLLLQKKQIKKMIASYVGENAEFERQMLSGELEVELTPQGTLAEKCRAAQCGIPAFYTPAGYGTEVAEGKETKDFDGKMHILEHAFKADFSIVKAWKGDHAGNLIFKGTARNFNAPMAGAGKITIAEVEELVEPGQLDPNEIHIPGIMVQRIFQGENFEKRIEQRTVRKRA, encoded by the coding sequence ATGATCGATAAAAGAGTAAAAAATGTAAAAGATGCAATTGCTGGAATAAGCGATGGGATGACTTTAATTGTTGGGGGATTCGGCCTTTGCGGAATCCCTGAGAATTCAATTGATGCTTTAGTAGAAAGCAATGTTACCGATTTAACCTGTATTTCTAATAATGCTGGTGTTGATGATTTTGGTTTGGGATTGCTTTTACAGAAAAAACAAATTAAGAAGATGATCGCTTCCTATGTGGGCGAGAATGCAGAATTTGAACGACAAATGCTTTCGGGTGAACTGGAAGTAGAACTCACACCACAAGGAACCTTAGCAGAAAAATGCCGAGCTGCTCAATGTGGAATTCCAGCTTTTTATACCCCAGCTGGTTACGGAACGGAAGTAGCAGAAGGTAAAGAAACAAAAGACTTCGATGGTAAAATGCATATTCTGGAACACGCTTTCAAAGCAGATTTCTCTATCGTAAAAGCCTGGAAGGGAGATCACGCCGGTAATTTAATTTTCAAAGGAACTGCTCGTAACTTCAATGCTCCGATGGCAGGCGCTGGTAAAATTACCATTGCCGAAGTCGAAGAATTAGTAGAGCCAGGACAATTAGATCCCAACGAAATTCACATTCCCGGAATTATGGTTCAGAGAATTTTTCAAGGCGAAAATTTTGAGAAGAGAATTGAGCAAAGAACGGTGAGAAAGAGAGCTTAG
- a CDS encoding ABC transporter ATP-binding protein, whose product MKTLIRYLKPHKWLLILSLLLATINQVFSLFGPAITGNILDQLVTHPNFFDTEKLLARNLNEYLYGTDIYHGVFYFLGLLIGVAMVSRIAKAFQDYVVSVITQKFGANIFTDGLQHSMALPFQEFEDQRSGETLSILTKVREDSVKFITNFINIFFGILVSIIFVSVYAIQLHWAIMPVYVVGIFFIAFITNLLSKRIKKIQKNIVSQTTSLAGSTTESLRNIEIVKSLGLTKQEVKRLNSNTYKILGLELRKVKSIRSLSFIQGTLVNFLQQMITLTLLFLIFKNVVTPGQYLSLMFYGFFIFGPMQEIGNIIISYREAEASLFNFDNLMKKPTEEKPLAPKKIGSINNLKFSRVSFKHQSAAYKALNNISFEVQNGETIAFVGPSGAGKSTLVKLLVGLYRPNEGAIYYNNINGNEFDFDELRNQIGFVTQDTQLFAGTIKENLLFVNPGASDEDLSMALRKSSATTLIERAEEGLNTVIGEGGFKLSGGEKQRIAIARALLRKPHLLIFDEATSALDSITEEAITTTIREISAEKAQITILIAHRLSTIMHADRIYVLERGQVIEMGSHENLLEEKGLYYAMWRQQIGERKS is encoded by the coding sequence ATGAAAACACTTATACGTTATTTGAAACCTCATAAATGGTTGCTCATTCTATCTTTACTATTAGCGACGATCAATCAGGTTTTCTCTCTATTTGGGCCAGCAATTACGGGAAATATTCTTGATCAGTTGGTTACCCACCCTAATTTTTTTGATACAGAGAAATTACTTGCCAGAAATCTAAATGAATATTTATACGGAACCGACATTTACCACGGGGTATTTTATTTCCTGGGACTGCTAATTGGGGTTGCCATGGTTAGTAGAATTGCGAAAGCATTTCAAGATTATGTAGTAAGTGTAATTACCCAAAAGTTTGGAGCTAATATTTTTACAGATGGTTTGCAGCACTCTATGGCGTTGCCTTTTCAGGAATTTGAAGATCAAAGAAGTGGTGAGACCTTGTCGATTCTGACTAAAGTAAGAGAAGATTCTGTAAAGTTCATCACCAACTTTATCAATATTTTCTTTGGGATTTTAGTAAGTATTATTTTCGTTTCTGTTTACGCGATTCAACTGCATTGGGCGATTATGCCTGTTTATGTGGTAGGAATCTTTTTTATCGCTTTTATCACCAATTTACTAAGTAAAAGAATAAAGAAAATTCAAAAGAACATTGTATCGCAAACTACGAGTTTAGCGGGAAGTACGACGGAAAGTTTGCGAAATATTGAAATTGTAAAAAGTTTGGGGTTAACCAAACAGGAAGTGAAGCGTTTGAACAGCAATACCTACAAAATTTTAGGGCTGGAACTCAGAAAAGTTAAAAGCATTCGATCTTTAAGTTTTATTCAGGGAACGCTTGTTAATTTCTTACAGCAAATGATCACATTGACTTTATTATTCCTTATTTTCAAAAATGTGGTCACTCCGGGACAGTATTTATCACTAATGTTTTACGGATTTTTTATTTTCGGTCCGATGCAGGAAATCGGAAATATCATTATCTCATACCGAGAAGCCGAGGCCTCCTTATTTAATTTTGATAATTTAATGAAGAAACCGACGGAAGAAAAGCCACTTGCACCAAAAAAGATCGGGTCCATTAACAATCTGAAGTTTAGTAGAGTCAGTTTTAAACATCAGTCAGCGGCCTATAAAGCCTTAAACAATATTTCTTTCGAAGTTCAAAATGGGGAAACCATAGCTTTCGTTGGACCAAGTGGTGCAGGGAAAAGTACGTTGGTGAAATTGTTGGTTGGTTTATATCGTCCCAATGAGGGAGCGATCTACTACAATAACATTAATGGGAATGAATTTGATTTTGATGAATTAAGAAATCAGATCGGATTCGTGACGCAGGATACCCAACTGTTTGCCGGAACCATAAAAGAAAATCTATTGTTCGTAAATCCCGGGGCAAGTGATGAGGATCTAAGTATGGCTCTACGAAAATCCAGCGCTACAACTTTGATTGAACGAGCAGAGGAAGGATTAAATACTGTCATCGGAGAAGGCGGGTTTAAATTAAGTGGTGGAGAAAAGCAAAGAATTGCCATTGCACGTGCTTTGTTACGAAAACCACATTTGCTTATTTTTGATGAAGCCACTTCTGCTTTAGATAGTATCACCGAAGAAGCCATTACAACAACAATTAGAGAAATATCTGCCGAAAAAGCACAAATCACCATATTGATCGCGCACCGTTTGAGCACCATTATGCATGCAGATCGTATCTATGTTTTGGAGCGTGGACAAGTAATCGAGATGGGTTCGCATGAGAATTTGCTGGAGGAAAAAGGATTATATTACGCAATGTGGCGTCAGCAGATTGGAGAAAGGAAATCCTAA
- a CDS encoding 3-oxoacid CoA-transferase subunit B: MLTKEQIAQRISKEVKDGYYVNLGIGIPTLVANFVSHDLSVEFQSENGVLGMGPFPFEGDEDADLINAGKQTITTLPGASFFDSAFSFGMIRSKKVDLTILGAMEVSENGDIANWKIPGKMVKGMGGAMDLVASAENIIVAMMHVNKAGVSKILKKCTLPLTGVGCVKKVVTEMAVLEVRPNGFKLLERAPGVSVEDIVKATEADLIIEGEIPEMKF, from the coding sequence ATGCTTACAAAAGAACAAATCGCTCAGCGCATCTCAAAAGAAGTAAAAGATGGCTATTACGTCAACCTTGGAATTGGTATTCCAACTTTGGTTGCTAACTTCGTTTCTCACGATCTTTCGGTTGAATTCCAAAGTGAGAACGGCGTGTTGGGAATGGGCCCATTTCCTTTTGAAGGAGATGAAGATGCTGATCTAATAAATGCTGGGAAACAAACCATTACCACACTTCCCGGTGCTTCTTTTTTTGATTCTGCTTTCAGTTTCGGAATGATCAGAAGCAAGAAGGTAGATCTTACGATTCTTGGTGCGATGGAAGTTTCAGAGAACGGTGATATCGCCAACTGGAAAATACCTGGTAAAATGGTTAAAGGAATGGGAGGAGCTATGGATCTTGTAGCATCTGCCGAAAATATCATCGTGGCCATGATGCATGTGAACAAGGCTGGTGTAAGTAAAATTCTTAAAAAATGCACCCTTCCGCTTACTGGAGTGGGTTGTGTGAAAAAAGTAGTGACTGAAATGGCCGTCTTAGAAGTTAGGCCGAATGGTTTCAAACTTTTGGAAAGAGCACCAGGCGTATCCGTAGAAGATATCGTGAAAGCAACCGAAGCCGACTTAATCATCGAAGGAGAAATCCCTGAAATGAAGTTTTAA
- a CDS encoding dienelactone hydrolase family protein, giving the protein MIKSLLLTVTIMVSGTFFSQNLKKITYKDGAQKLNGLVTSNVGKKLPGVLILPAWKGIDDEAKMAAAELEKQGYIAFIADIYGEGNTPTDNASAGKTAGYYKQNFEAYQKRISLALDELKKSGANPGKIAVIGYCFGGSGALEAARGNMPVVGVVSIHGGLAKDAARDNIPLSAKILVEHPADDESVSPEDYAQLVKEMNDGKADWQIITYSNSKHTFTSPVSPDYNAVMAKRAWNHTLMFLKEILK; this is encoded by the coding sequence ATGATCAAATCACTACTCTTAACAGTAACAATTATGGTGTCCGGAACTTTCTTTAGTCAGAACCTCAAGAAAATCACCTATAAAGATGGCGCCCAAAAACTTAATGGACTGGTTACCTCCAATGTCGGAAAAAAACTTCCCGGAGTTTTGATCCTACCCGCATGGAAAGGGATTGACGATGAAGCCAAAATGGCGGCCGCTGAACTGGAGAAACAAGGCTACATTGCCTTTATTGCAGATATTTACGGTGAAGGGAATACCCCAACCGATAATGCTTCTGCGGGAAAAACGGCGGGATATTATAAACAAAATTTCGAAGCATATCAGAAAAGAATTTCTTTAGCTCTGGATGAATTAAAGAAAAGCGGTGCTAATCCCGGAAAAATTGCGGTGATCGGTTATTGCTTTGGCGGTAGCGGTGCTTTGGAAGCGGCTCGAGGAAATATGCCGGTTGTTGGTGTGGTTTCAATTCACGGTGGTTTAGCAAAAGACGCAGCCAGAGATAATATTCCTCTTTCAGCAAAGATCCTAGTTGAACATCCGGCCGATGATGAAAGTGTAAGTCCAGAAGATTATGCTCAACTGGTGAAAGAAATGAATGACGGAAAAGCAGATTGGCAGATCATTACCTACTCCAATTCAAAACATACTTTTACCAGTCCAGTGTCGCCAGATTATAATGCAGTGATGGCGAAACGTGCCTGGAATCATACGTTGATGTTTTTGAAAGAGATCTTAAAGTAA
- a CDS encoding cupin domain-containing protein, translating to MSKYKIQKSPFVVPTTDGKLIEEIWGNSTGNSNISIAHMVAPPKWSEPFQTPEFDEFTYIIKGKKQFEIDDEIVILETGQSIIIEKGARVRYSNPFEDPCDYLAICLPAFSMELVNREEL from the coding sequence ATGTCAAAATATAAAATCCAAAAATCACCTTTCGTTGTTCCAACAACTGACGGAAAACTCATTGAAGAGATCTGGGGAAATTCAACCGGAAACTCAAATATTTCAATCGCACATATGGTTGCGCCACCTAAATGGAGCGAACCTTTTCAAACACCGGAATTCGATGAATTTACGTATATCATTAAAGGAAAAAAGCAGTTCGAGATCGACGATGAGATCGTCATTTTAGAAACCGGACAAAGCATCATCATCGAAAAAGGAGCGCGTGTGCGTTACAGCAATCCATTCGAGGATCCATGTGATTATTTAGCGATTTGCTTACCTGCATTTTCTATGGAGCTAGTAAATAGGGAGGAATTATAA
- a CDS encoding type I restriction enzyme HsdR N-terminal domain-containing protein — MDLPKLNFNETYDFEIKRDKDKFFIYDVVRKSWFLLTPEEWVRQHWVHYFHITKGRNLSSLILEKKLILNGTTKRIDLLVTEKTVSKILVECKAPHIKLTEKTFEQTARYNSVLQTEEIILSNGLQHIFAKFIGGKYEFYKGEF, encoded by the coding sequence ATGGATCTTCCGAAACTGAATTTTAACGAGACTTATGACTTTGAAATCAAGAGAGACAAAGATAAGTTTTTTATTTATGATGTAGTTCGTAAATCATGGTTCCTACTCACGCCAGAGGAATGGGTAAGACAACATTGGGTCCACTATTTTCACATAACAAAAGGTCGAAATCTATCGTCTCTGATCTTAGAGAAAAAATTGATCTTAAACGGAACAACTAAGAGAATTGACTTACTCGTCACCGAAAAAACGGTTTCAAAAATTTTGGTTGAATGTAAAGCTCCTCATATTAAACTGACTGAAAAGACTTTTGAGCAAACTGCCAGATATAATTCGGTTCTCCAGACCGAGGAAATTATTTTGAGCAATGGTTTACAGCATATCTTCGCCAAATTTATTGGAGGAAAATATGAGTTTTATAAGGGTGAATTTTAA
- the holA gene encoding DNA polymerase III subunit delta has translation MKELDLILKNIKNKELLPIYFFHGEEPYFIDAALKSFENDVLTEDEKAFNQTVVYGKDTTFSEVLSLARQFPMMGDKQVIILKEAQDIVLSEPESKALLAYAENPVESTILVIAYKYKKADARKAFLKTLTKNKMVFLSEKIKDYNIAKWIDSEIRTLGLKAKPNIPNLLAEYLGADLSRISNELQKLKMILKEGQLLDEKMIETNIGISKDFNVFELIKALGKKDEVSAFRIAHYMGKSKTHTFVMTTGNLYNFFSNLIIFHTMKGESPQNQAATMGVNPYFLKDFGEAARFYNLKNGTRVISILREIDLKSKGLGAINMTDSDLLKEMVYKILHIDQYKVKT, from the coding sequence ATGAAAGAATTAGATTTAATCCTCAAAAATATTAAAAATAAAGAGCTTTTGCCTATTTATTTTTTCCATGGTGAAGAGCCCTATTTTATAGATGCAGCTCTAAAATCTTTTGAAAATGATGTTCTAACAGAAGATGAGAAAGCGTTTAACCAAACGGTAGTTTACGGAAAAGATACTACTTTTTCAGAGGTACTCTCCTTAGCACGTCAGTTTCCTATGATGGGCGACAAACAGGTCATCATCCTAAAAGAAGCTCAGGATATTGTGCTTAGCGAACCTGAAAGTAAGGCATTATTGGCCTATGCCGAAAATCCGGTTGAATCCACCATCTTGGTTATCGCTTACAAGTATAAAAAAGCAGATGCACGAAAAGCATTTCTAAAAACGCTGACTAAGAATAAAATGGTGTTTTTGAGTGAAAAAATCAAAGACTACAACATTGCCAAATGGATCGATTCCGAAATTAGAACTTTAGGATTAAAAGCGAAACCCAATATTCCCAATCTATTGGCAGAATATCTAGGAGCAGATCTTTCCCGAATTTCAAATGAGTTGCAGAAACTCAAAATGATCTTAAAAGAAGGCCAACTTCTGGATGAAAAAATGATCGAAACCAATATCGGGATCAGCAAAGATTTTAATGTTTTCGAACTCATTAAAGCGCTTGGAAAAAAGGACGAAGTCAGCGCATTCCGCATAGCACATTATATGGGTAAATCAAAAACGCATACTTTTGTGATGACCACCGGAAATCTGTATAACTTCTTTTCGAACCTCATCATTTTTCATACGATGAAAGGAGAGTCGCCGCAAAATCAGGCCGCAACCATGGGAGTCAACCCTTATTTCTTGAAAGACTTTGGTGAAGCAGCAAGATTTTATAACCTAAAAAACGGTACACGCGTCATTTCTATTTTACGCGAGATCGATCTCAAAAGTAAGGGATTAGGCGCTATCAATATGACCGACAGTGATTTGCTGAAAGAAATGGTTTACAAAATTTTGCATATCGATCAATATAAGGTCAAGACTTAA
- a CDS encoding alpha/beta hydrolase family protein: MKKILFILLSLFLWSCKSKHVVDDDFMRQSFQKVSYFDEARNRQIPVAIFRKDHFENQKMPVVIFSHGYRRNQADSYLEYSYLVERLALKGYFVASIQHELPTDELLPLEGNPQVLRRPNWERGSENILFVLNQLKKDYPKLDYSKVIVAGHSNGGDMTVLFTEKYPEMVWKLITLDQRRYSFPRISRPQIYSLRSSDQPADTGVLPTLEEQKKLGITIIKLPKTIHNDMDDSGTDQQKREIADYFMKFLTKTKTAQLTKFITKNFVTPK; encoded by the coding sequence ATGAAAAAAATACTCTTTATACTACTGTCTCTTTTTCTATGGTCTTGCAAATCGAAGCACGTGGTCGATGATGATTTTATGAGGCAATCGTTTCAGAAAGTATCATATTTTGATGAAGCACGAAACCGCCAAATACCAGTGGCAATTTTTAGAAAAGATCACTTTGAAAATCAAAAGATGCCGGTTGTTATTTTCAGTCACGGCTACAGAAGAAATCAAGCAGATAGCTATCTCGAGTATTCCTATTTGGTAGAAAGATTGGCGCTAAAGGGTTATTTTGTTGCAAGTATTCAGCATGAATTACCTACAGACGAATTATTGCCCTTAGAAGGAAATCCACAAGTTTTAAGAAGACCAAATTGGGAAAGAGGCTCAGAAAACATCTTGTTTGTTCTTAATCAGTTAAAAAAGGATTATCCGAAATTAGATTACAGCAAAGTGATCGTTGCGGGACATTCCAACGGAGGCGATATGACTGTTCTTTTTACGGAGAAATATCCTGAGATGGTCTGGAAACTCATCACGTTAGATCAAAGAAGATATTCTTTTCCACGTATTTCCAGACCTCAGATCTATTCGCTTCGTTCCAGCGATCAACCCGCAGACACAGGAGTGCTGCCTACCCTGGAAGAACAGAAAAAATTAGGCATAACGATTATCAAACTTCCAAAGACGATCCATAATGATATGGATGACAGCGGAACTGACCAGCAGAAACGTGAAATTGCCGACTATTTTATGAAATTTCTAACGAAAACTAAAACGGCACAATTGACAAAATTCATCACCAAAAACTTCGTTACCCCAAAATAA